The following are encoded together in the Onychostoma macrolepis isolate SWU-2019 chromosome 03, ASM1243209v1, whole genome shotgun sequence genome:
- the LOC131536459 gene encoding gastrula zinc finger protein XlCGF7.1-like isoform X3, whose protein sequence is MKDLMQLKEECTVPNETEEKEQYETHRDFITGEESFGWPQIKETFSQKTAHKTGTKSYFSSFHCENSLNEHGNLTVNMRIHTGEKPSICPECGKSFKQYGYLKIHMRVHTGEKPYTCQQCGVSFSYEENLKVHMRIHPGKKPFTCQQCGVSFSYEENLKVHMRIHTGKKPFTCQQCGKIFSRERSLNDHMIIHTGESPFICHQCGKIFNRKESLNRHMRIHTGEDCYVCHQCGKSFNRKENLNKHVTIHTKEKPYTCSQCGESFDLHGSLEAHMRVHTGDKP, encoded by the exons ATGAAAG ACCTTATGCAGCTGAAAGAGGAGTGCACAGTACCGAATGAAACGGAAGAGAAAGAACAATATGAGACTCATCGTGATTTTATAACCGGAGAAGAATCTTTCGGTTGGCCACAGATTAAAGAGACTTTCTCACAGAAAACAGCTCATAAAACAGGAACTAAAAGTTATTTCTCTTCTTTTCACTGTGAAAACAGTCTCAATGAACATGGAAACCTTACAGTcaacatgagaattcacactggagagaagccttccATCTGCCctgagtgtggaaagagtttcaaacAATATGGATACCTTAAAatccacatgagagttcacactggagagaagccttacacctgccaacagtgtggagtCAGTTTCTCTTATGAAGAAAACcttaaagtccacatgagaattcacccCGGAAagaagcctttcacctgccaacagtgtggagtCAGTTTCTCTTATGAAGAAAACcttaaagtccacatgagaattcatacCGGAAagaagcctttcacctgccaacagtgtggaaaaatATTCAGTAGAGAAAGAAGCCTTAATGACCACATGATAATTCATACAGGAGAGAGTCCTTTTATCTGCCATCAGTGTGGAAAAATTTTCAACCGAAAAGAAAGCCTTAACAgacacatgagaattcacactggagaggaTTGTTATGTGTGCCAtcaatgtggaaaaagtttcaaCCGGAAAGAAAACCTTAACAAACACGTGACAATTCACACTAAAGAAAAACCTTATACATGCTCTCAGTGTGGAGAGAGTTTCGATCTACATGGAAGCCTTGAAgcccacatgagagttcacactggagacaAGCCTTAG
- the LOC131536459 gene encoding gastrula zinc finger protein XlCGF49.1-like isoform X4 — translation MQLKEECTVPNETEEKEQYETHRDFITGEESFGWPQIKETFSQKTAHKTGTKSYFSSFHCENSLNEHGNLTVNMRIHTGEKPSICPECGKSFKQYGYLKIHMRVHTGEKPYTCQQCGVSFSYEENLKVHMRIHPGKKPFTCQQCGVSFSYEENLKVHMRIHTGKKPFTCQQCGKIFSRERSLNDHMIIHTGESPFICHQCGKIFNRKESLNRHMRIHTGEDCYVCHQCGKSFNRKENLNKHVTIHTKEKPYTCSQCGESFDLHGSLEAHMRVHTGDKP, via the coding sequence ATGCAGCTGAAAGAGGAGTGCACAGTACCGAATGAAACGGAAGAGAAAGAACAATATGAGACTCATCGTGATTTTATAACCGGAGAAGAATCTTTCGGTTGGCCACAGATTAAAGAGACTTTCTCACAGAAAACAGCTCATAAAACAGGAACTAAAAGTTATTTCTCTTCTTTTCACTGTGAAAACAGTCTCAATGAACATGGAAACCTTACAGTcaacatgagaattcacactggagagaagccttccATCTGCCctgagtgtggaaagagtttcaaacAATATGGATACCTTAAAatccacatgagagttcacactggagagaagccttacacctgccaacagtgtggagtCAGTTTCTCTTATGAAGAAAACcttaaagtccacatgagaattcacccCGGAAagaagcctttcacctgccaacagtgtggagtCAGTTTCTCTTATGAAGAAAACcttaaagtccacatgagaattcatacCGGAAagaagcctttcacctgccaacagtgtggaaaaatATTCAGTAGAGAAAGAAGCCTTAATGACCACATGATAATTCATACAGGAGAGAGTCCTTTTATCTGCCATCAGTGTGGAAAAATTTTCAACCGAAAAGAAAGCCTTAACAgacacatgagaattcacactggagaggaTTGTTATGTGTGCCAtcaatgtggaaaaagtttcaaCCGGAAAGAAAACCTTAACAAACACGTGACAATTCACACTAAAGAAAAACCTTATACATGCTCTCAGTGTGGAGAGAGTTTCGATCTACATGGAAGCCTTGAAgcccacatgagagttcacactggagacaAGCCTTAG